One Bacteroidetes Order II. bacterium genomic region harbors:
- a CDS encoding RsmD family RNA methyltransferase: MVYQNEIERYICDWNAYALLDSGNGERLERLGSFVLRRQDPRAWWKPDLSEDEWRKADATFVEQREERGRWHFNRPLPEVWSVSFAGVSVEARFTDMSKHIGVFPEHAPHWGLLAARIRDFGKGFRLLNLFGYTGVASLVAASVGATVTHVDASPKAVEWGKSSQKRAGLGEKPIRWLVDDAYKFALREGRRGRIYDGILLDPPKYGRGPKGEIWKVEQGLPPLLDACKTLLNPENGFLLLTMYATDDTASTAGNLLYDLLKDRPGKLRMGELILPHTSSPKQLSVSICGIWEGGMKKIGERA, encoded by the coding sequence ATGGTGTATCAAAATGAAATTGAGCGGTACATTTGCGACTGGAACGCCTACGCGCTCCTCGACTCCGGGAACGGGGAACGATTAGAGCGCCTTGGGTCTTTTGTGCTACGCCGGCAGGATCCACGGGCATGGTGGAAGCCGGATTTGTCGGAAGATGAGTGGCGGAAAGCGGATGCAACGTTTGTTGAACAGCGGGAGGAACGGGGAAGATGGCATTTTAATCGTCCTCTTCCAGAGGTATGGTCAGTGTCATTTGCAGGGGTTTCGGTAGAAGCGCGTTTTACCGATATGTCCAAGCACATTGGTGTCTTTCCCGAACATGCACCTCATTGGGGCTTATTGGCAGCACGGATTCGGGACTTTGGCAAAGGGTTTCGTTTGTTAAACTTATTTGGATACACGGGGGTTGCCTCCTTGGTAGCAGCCTCTGTAGGGGCAACGGTTACCCATGTGGACGCCTCTCCGAAAGCGGTGGAATGGGGAAAGTCCAGTCAGAAGAGAGCCGGATTAGGGGAAAAGCCGATTCGTTGGTTGGTGGATGATGCCTATAAATTCGCATTGCGCGAAGGAAGGCGGGGGCGAATATATGATGGAATTTTGCTGGATCCGCCAAAGTATGGCCGGGGACCCAAGGGTGAAATCTGGAAAGTTGAACAAGGACTTCCGCCGTTATTGGACGCGTGTAAGACCCTCTTGAATCCGGAAAATGGGTTTTTATTGCTTACGATGTACGCCACCGATGATACGGCTTCTACAGCGGGAAATTTGCTTTATGATTTACTAAAAGACCGCCCTGGTAAACTTCGGATGGGCGAGTTAATTCTTCCGCATACGAGTAGTCCGAAACAACTTTCGGTCTCTATTTGTGGCATTTGGGAAGGGGGTATGAAAAAGATTGGTGAACGCGCCTGA
- a CDS encoding RecQ family ATP-dependent DNA helicase yields MNTIHELLKEHWGYDALRPGQDEVVKGVLAGHDVLAVLPTGGGKSLCYQLPALWYPDGFTLVVTPLIALMQDQVQQLHQRGIRAAAMHSGLKPFEIDQLWTNAEHGLLRLLYVSPERLRTELFLVRAARLPVRLLAVDEAHCISEWGEQFRPAYRLIKEAREALGGPPVIAVTATATPIVRKEIRSYLGLNEPKEIVKGFDRPNISWTAFRTDQKREKVWEVLRKVSGCGILYASTRQRVEEWAAWLQSEGIAAETYHAGLASTVREKAQGSWMNGAARVMVATNAFGMGIDKPDVRFVIHVDLPATIEAYYQEAGRAGRDGKKSFAVLLWDQQDVKVQEMMIEEGYPNATEVQKVYGDFCGLAQVAIGSLPENPLMVQMERLQEVTGFSATKIRHALGILVQKEVIRVVPNRSQHGQIRFLQPIETLRSHAHALENPRLGEFLTIVLRTVNAEAFSGWYVLDLGILAKRTGLPRERVARGLQFFAARGLLAWVPPDGALRYALAEARSERVVLDVAQIAAAKKRALVRLKHMIRYAGHVGCRRYFLLSYFGEKATPQCGKCDHCLGRHKPEVVTPKDEPRLKQLLRYAAEQTPREMWSAFADLPEDRLDGLLEWLLHEGWVGVKEPLRGTFHLTAKALKKMDWWKG; encoded by the coding sequence ATGAATACGATCCACGAACTGCTTAAAGAACATTGGGGCTACGATGCCCTCCGCCCCGGCCAAGACGAAGTGGTAAAAGGGGTCTTGGCCGGTCATGATGTATTGGCGGTTTTACCAACAGGTGGAGGCAAATCGTTGTGTTATCAATTGCCGGCCTTGTGGTATCCAGACGGTTTTACGTTAGTGGTTACGCCTTTGATAGCACTGATGCAGGATCAAGTCCAGCAATTACATCAACGTGGGATTCGTGCGGCGGCCATGCACAGTGGGCTGAAGCCGTTCGAGATAGACCAGTTGTGGACCAATGCCGAGCATGGTTTATTGCGCTTGCTCTATGTGTCGCCGGAAAGATTAAGAACCGAATTGTTTTTGGTGCGGGCTGCACGGTTGCCTGTTCGTTTATTGGCGGTGGACGAAGCGCATTGCATCTCTGAATGGGGCGAGCAATTTCGTCCGGCATATCGTCTGATCAAAGAGGCCCGAGAAGCGTTGGGTGGGCCGCCTGTCATTGCGGTAACAGCAACTGCCACCCCTATTGTCCGGAAGGAAATCCGTTCATACCTCGGACTCAACGAGCCTAAAGAAATTGTTAAAGGATTTGATCGGCCAAACATTAGCTGGACGGCATTCCGGACAGATCAGAAACGGGAAAAAGTGTGGGAAGTGCTTCGGAAAGTGTCTGGATGCGGCATTCTTTATGCATCTACACGTCAGCGAGTGGAGGAATGGGCGGCTTGGTTACAATCGGAAGGAATTGCTGCTGAGACTTACCATGCAGGCTTGGCGTCAACCGTTCGGGAAAAAGCCCAAGGTTCGTGGATGAACGGTGCTGCACGGGTGATGGTGGCCACCAATGCCTTTGGAATGGGGATAGACAAACCCGATGTTCGTTTTGTAATTCATGTGGATTTACCCGCGACCATTGAGGCGTATTACCAAGAGGCCGGACGGGCTGGGCGGGACGGAAAGAAGAGTTTTGCCGTCTTGCTTTGGGATCAGCAGGATGTAAAAGTTCAGGAAATGATGATTGAAGAAGGGTATCCGAATGCTACCGAAGTGCAAAAGGTGTATGGAGATTTTTGTGGATTGGCGCAGGTAGCCATTGGTTCGTTGCCCGAAAATCCGCTGATGGTGCAGATGGAGCGTTTACAGGAAGTGACTGGATTTAGTGCCACGAAAATCCGACACGCGTTGGGTATTTTGGTACAGAAAGAAGTAATTCGGGTTGTTCCAAACCGAAGTCAACACGGGCAAATTCGGTTTTTACAACCCATCGAAACGCTTCGGTCTCATGCCCACGCTTTGGAAAACCCTCGTTTGGGTGAGTTTTTAACGATTGTCTTGCGCACAGTGAATGCAGAAGCGTTTTCGGGATGGTATGTATTAGACCTTGGAATTCTCGCCAAACGGACCGGATTGCCGAGAGAACGGGTGGCCCGTGGCTTGCAGTTTTTTGCAGCGCGTGGGCTATTGGCTTGGGTTCCACCGGATGGGGCGCTCCGGTATGCCTTGGCAGAAGCCCGGTCCGAACGCGTTGTGTTGGACGTCGCCCAGATTGCAGCAGCCAAAAAAAGGGCTTTGGTCCGATTAAAACATATGATCCGCTATGCAGGTCATGTGGGATGTCGTCGCTATTTTCTGCTATCGTATTTTGGTGAAAAAGCGACACCACAGTGTGGAAAATGCGATCACTGCTTGGGGAGGCATAAGCCCGAAGTGGTAACCCCGAAAGATGAGCCACGGCTGAAGCAACTCTTGCGGTATGCCGCCGAGCAAACCCCAAGAGAAATGTGGAGCGCATTTGCCGACCTGCCGGAAGATCGGTTGGATGGGCTGCTGGAGTGGCTTCTGCACGAAGGTTGGGTGGGCGTGAAAGAGCCTTTGCGTGGAACCTTCCATCTGACGGCTAAGGCCCTGAAAAAAATGGATTGGTGGAAGGGGTAA
- the pabB gene encoding aminodeoxychorismate synthase component I, whose product MIRSAGTLLFETTYPEADHKRVILFRNPITIYQAATLTEIPHVIDQVEQAVDEGYFVAGFLTYEAGYAFVPIPHTPPLPPVLAWFGVYNEPENQLPEPPPATFQMDQPQFNWTPDRYAMQIDTIRDLIQEGDVYQINFTGKMSFPFRGDAFTLYQQLRQQQAVRYSAFIQTETQTFLSLSPELFFQRNGQQIETRPMKGTIQRGRNVREDRLLADQLQKDEKSRAENLMIVDLLRNDLSKVCVPGTVRVSSLFDIETYRSLHQMTSTITGTLSDTTTYTELFQALFPCGSVTGAPKKRAMERIASLETEARGLYCGSVGYITPNHKAVFSVAIRTAELSETQGTLGVGSGVVWDSNAQDEYEECLLKARFLTETPTPPFELIETIHWNRMGAVLLAYHMERMEQSALYFQIPFQKRAFYKQIASFAATPAAQQPSRLRITLKQSGEWHHTSSPLLQGQPPITPKICVSPVRTQSADPFYQHKTSHRALYEAEWSRALANGFGEIIFLNEKNMVTEGSRSNIFIRRRGRWLTPPCTSGVLPGVFRRFMLEQSPYVYETELTLSDLVNAEEIRLCNAIWQWTPPVQLILPDQLDTI is encoded by the coding sequence ATGATACGCTCTGCAGGAACACTGCTGTTCGAAACCACCTATCCCGAAGCCGACCACAAGCGCGTGATACTGTTTCGGAACCCTATTACCATTTATCAAGCCGCCACATTAACGGAAATACCACATGTGATAGATCAGGTAGAGCAGGCCGTCGATGAGGGTTATTTTGTGGCAGGTTTTTTAACGTATGAAGCAGGTTATGCTTTTGTCCCGATTCCTCATACCCCTCCCTTGCCTCCAGTCCTTGCTTGGTTCGGGGTTTATAACGAACCAGAAAACCAACTACCGGAACCACCCCCAGCGACATTCCAGATGGACCAGCCGCAATTTAACTGGACACCAGACCGCTATGCCATGCAGATTGACACCATCCGTGACCTCATCCAGGAGGGAGATGTCTATCAAATCAATTTTACGGGTAAAATGTCATTCCCTTTTCGAGGAGACGCTTTTACCCTATACCAACAATTACGTCAACAACAAGCTGTGCGTTATAGCGCCTTCATCCAAACCGAAACCCAGACTTTTCTTAGCCTATCACCCGAGCTTTTTTTCCAGCGAAACGGCCAACAAATTGAAACCCGACCGATGAAGGGGACCATCCAGCGTGGCCGAAATGTTAGGGAAGACCGCCTATTGGCTGACCAACTTCAAAAAGACGAGAAATCAAGGGCGGAAAACCTGATGATTGTGGATCTTTTGCGCAACGATCTTTCCAAGGTTTGTGTACCAGGTACGGTACGGGTCTCCTCCCTTTTTGACATAGAAACCTACCGTAGTTTACACCAGATGACCTCGACCATTACAGGAACGTTGTCCGATACCACCACCTATACAGAGCTGTTTCAGGCGCTTTTCCCTTGTGGTTCGGTAACGGGTGCGCCTAAAAAACGTGCGATGGAGCGCATTGCTTCCTTAGAAACGGAGGCACGAGGCCTGTATTGTGGTTCGGTGGGATATATCACCCCAAACCACAAGGCGGTTTTCAGTGTTGCCATCCGAACAGCCGAACTCTCGGAAACACAGGGCACCTTGGGTGTTGGCAGTGGTGTGGTGTGGGACTCGAATGCACAAGATGAATACGAGGAATGTTTGCTGAAAGCCCGATTCCTTACCGAAACTCCTACGCCCCCTTTTGAACTGATTGAAACCATTCACTGGAACCGCATGGGTGCAGTTTTGCTCGCTTATCACATGGAGCGCATGGAACAATCGGCTCTCTATTTCCAAATCCCCTTCCAGAAAAGGGCGTTTTATAAACAAATCGCTTCATTTGCCGCTACACCAGCCGCACAGCAACCTTCCCGCCTTCGCATTACCCTAAAACAATCGGGCGAATGGCATCATACCAGCAGCCCGCTCCTACAAGGGCAGCCACCAATTACACCAAAAATTTGCGTATCCCCTGTACGTACCCAATCCGCAGATCCGTTTTATCAACATAAGACTTCTCACCGCGCCTTATACGAGGCCGAATGGAGCCGTGCCCTTGCCAATGGTTTTGGCGAAATCATCTTTCTGAACGAAAAAAACATGGTAACAGAAGGCTCACGATCCAATATTTTTATCCGCCGGAGAGGTCGCTGGCTGACCCCTCCCTGTACCTCCGGGGTTCTCCCTGGTGTTTTCCGACGGTTCATGTTAGAACAATCCCCTTACGTGTATGAAACCGAACTTACCTTATCCGATTTGGTAAATGCCGAAGAAATCCGCCTTTGCAATGCCATTTGGCAATGGACGCCACCTGTCCAACTTATCCTTCCTGATCAACTTGACACCATATAA
- a CDS encoding carboxypeptidase regulatory-like domain-containing protein, translating to MIYPTFLKPITSLLNGCLVVFLVVSTGCQRHQTLKKPGSLSEEMGEAMSASVVPPTPQNERHMPTTYEAKTPPSAATGRPANGMALLRITVVEASGNPVRATIAFERGITYGYRLFRQIPPGVYRVEAMAVGYKPKYVTLTLLAGQVVNQTLFLEKDK from the coding sequence ATGATATATCCGACCTTTTTAAAGCCCATTACATCCCTCCTAAATGGATGTTTAGTTGTGTTTTTGGTGGTTTCTACCGGATGCCAACGGCATCAAACCCTTAAGAAGCCAGGGTCTTTGTCTGAAGAAATGGGGGAGGCAATGTCCGCTTCGGTTGTTCCACCTACGCCGCAAAATGAGCGGCACATGCCGACAACATACGAGGCAAAAACGCCACCGTCTGCTGCCACGGGGCGTCCGGCAAATGGAATGGCCCTTCTCCGGATTACCGTGGTGGAGGCGTCGGGGAATCCTGTTCGGGCAACGATTGCCTTTGAGCGAGGTATTACATACGGATATCGGTTGTTCCGGCAAATCCCTCCTGGTGTATATAGGGTGGAGGCGATGGCTGTCGGATATAAGCCCAAGTATGTTACCCTCACCTTATTGGCCGGACAGGTAGTGAACCAAACCTTGTTTCTTGAAAAAGACAAGTGA
- a CDS encoding gamma carbonic anhydrase family protein, with amino-acid sequence MIYSFLGIYPTYNEKNWIAPSADVIGDVVLGEESSIWFHATVRGDVNRIRIGNFSNIQDHVVVHVTNRTAPTKIGHYVTIGHSAVVHGCIIEDNVLVGMGAIILDHAVIGQDSIVGANALVTSRTIVPPRSLVVGSPAKVVRQLSDEEVAFIRKFADHYVQYSAIYRGEVVPDTNPFYDVHAPEH; translated from the coding sequence ATGATTTATTCTTTCTTAGGAATTTATCCTACTTATAACGAAAAAAATTGGATTGCCCCCTCTGCGGATGTTATTGGAGATGTGGTACTGGGTGAAGAAAGCAGTATCTGGTTTCATGCAACCGTACGGGGCGATGTAAACCGCATCCGGATCGGGAATTTCTCCAATATTCAAGACCATGTGGTGGTGCATGTTACCAACCGGACGGCTCCGACCAAGATCGGGCATTATGTGACCATTGGCCATAGTGCGGTGGTTCATGGGTGTATCATCGAAGACAATGTATTGGTTGGTATGGGGGCCATAATCTTAGACCATGCGGTCATTGGGCAAGATTCTATCGTGGGAGCGAATGCGTTGGTAACGAGCCGTACGATCGTTCCACCGCGTTCTTTGGTGGTGGGTTCGCCCGCCAAAGTGGTCCGGCAACTCAGCGATGAAGAAGTGGCCTTTATCCGAAAATTCGCAGACCATTATGTGCAATACAGTGCCATTTACCGAGGCGAGGTGGTTCCCGATACCAACCCTTTTTATGATGTACATGCACCAGAACACTAA